Proteins found in one Amphiura filiformis chromosome 14, Afil_fr2py, whole genome shotgun sequence genomic segment:
- the LOC140169135 gene encoding uncharacterized protein — MHRDKREQESQPPKQNKSQEEATARGGNVVTGCTKTLASAATSSDTSPLMTIIPVLVKHELSDSFIATYAFLDNGCDAVFASSLLQQRMNLRTQKRKLLIGTLTSKKKVGDLNQKNFIPLPQVYIEDKIPVSAKDAPTQEDLRRWAHLCDIQLPVIPSEYPCIPEVTMMIGSNTPAATMPLELATGAIGEPYAVLTPLGWAVYGIPGRFNKQVQTYFCSVIEDSLENLETQFQSYVNHEFNERMSDGRLAMSAEDQRFLNMVTGSVKTVDGHYEIGLPFRDGNPQMPDNRAVVESRTHFLKRKFIKNEQFKTEYTKAMEQIIAKGYAEPVPDDVINQTDGSTWYIPHHGVYNAEKQKLRVVFDCAITCQGRCLNKELLQGPDLTNTLVGVLLRFRQAQVALVADIEAMFCQVKVPVHDRNYLRFLWWPGGNVELPLREYRMVVHLFGATSSPACASFALKQTAKDNRNQFDELVTDTVCHNFYVDDLLTSVPTEEKAVKLSQDLRTICSMGGFHLTKWASNHQNVMDAIPEEERSPSTKNLDLESQKMSHKTLGMWWHVESDQFGFKIEQKSNPMTRRGMMSTLCSLYDPLGFASPVILPAKQMLQELCRLKYGWDDEVPDEMKRKWHKWWTSIPELEHFKIQRCWKPDGFENAEVQVHHFADASDRGYGTASYLRLLNEAGDVECNLILSKARVAPIKQVSIPRMELSAATLAVKVDNMIKRELDIQATTIFWSDSQTVLKYIKNETARFPVFVANRIAVIRDGSSPKQWRYVPSACNPADHASRGLSVKQLIERPDWIKGPAFLSEPEEEWPGAEPAVSEESPESTDVEVHAVTAEDQSDTDNALDQLIEHYSSWTRLRRAAAWWLRLKKILRTKQRQSHNFTDALTVQELEEAECAIIKHAQKSLQLDSKITNLDPQVMDGMVRVGGRLKNAKIPQNAKHQLIIPKDHHIATLIVRHIHGEIHHQGSNHVLAELRQKYWIVKARAKVKSVLGKCIICRKHRMPVSKQKMADLPAYRVKSDDPAFTVTGLDYFGPFYIKQGRVTRKRYGMLFTCMNSRAVHIEVAHTLDTSSCIDGIRRFIARRGPVKVIHSDNGTNLVGADNELQRALQELDQDQIQNFSTSHTFEWRYNPPAASHHGGVWERQIRTVRKLMCAILNEQHLKTCRSDEQLHTFMCEIESTLNSRPLTRVSDDPDDLDVIAPRDLLLLRPRADMPPGCFVEKDIYARRRWRQIQYLADLFWQRWLKEYLPELQRRQRWLQPQRNLKTGDVVLIVDESAPRNSWLMGKIVTTLPDKNGRVRQVDVRTKSSTLRRPISKLCLLLETEE, encoded by the coding sequence ATGCATAGAGACAAACGAGAGCAAGAATCTCAACCACCTAAACAAAACAAGTCTCAAGAAGAGGCAACTGCTCGTGGCGGTAATGTAGTGACTGGTTGCACCAAGACTCTAGCTTCAGCAGCTACAAGTAGTGATACCTCACCATTAAtgaccataataccagtattggTGAAGCATGAACTTAGCGATAGTTTCATAGCCACATATGCTTTCTTGGACAACGGTTGTGATGCGGTTTTCGCCTCTTCGCTACTACAACAGCGAATGAACCTGAGGACTCAAAAAAGAAAACTGCTAATAGGAACTTTGACCTCGAAGAAAAAAGTGGGTGATTTAAATCAGAAGAATTTCATCCCGTTACCACAGGTGTATATCGAAGACAAGATTCCAGTCTCCGCAAAGGACGCACCGACTCAAGAAGATCTGAGAAGATGGGCACACCTTTGCGATAtacagttgccagtaataccaagCGAGTACCCATGTATTCCAGAGGTAACAATGATGATTGGAAGCAACACTCCGGCAGCCACCATGCCGCTGGAATTGGCCACAGGAGCAATTGGTGAGCCATACGCTGTACTCACACCCCTGGGATGGGCAGTGTACGGTATTCCAGGAAGGTTTAACAAGCAAGTTCAAACCTACTTCTGCAGTGTAATAGAAGATAGCCTGGAAAATTTGGAGACCCAGTTCCAGTCGTATGTGAACCATGAGTTCAACGAACGTATGAGTGATGGTCGGTTGGCGATGTCAGCAGAAGACCAACGTTTCCTGAATATGGTGACTGGTAGTGTAAAAACTGTTGATGGGCATTATGAGATTGGACTGCCGTTTAGAGATGGAAACCCACAGATGCCAGACAACAGAGCAGTGGTAGAGAGTAGAACACACTTCCTTAAGAGGAAATTCATAAAGAATGAACAATTCAAAACAGAGTACACAAAGGCCATGGAACAAATTATAGCCAAGGGCTACGCAGAGCCAGTGCCAGATGATGTGATTAACCAGACAGATGGTTCCACCTGGTACATACCCCACCATGGAGTGTACAATGCTGAGAAACAGAAATTGAGGGTAGTCTTTGACTGCGCCATTACATGCCAAGGCAGGTGTCTGAACAAGGAGCTCCTACAAGGGCCGGATTTAACCAATACCCTGGTCGGCGTGCTGTTGAGATTTCGTCAGGCACAAGTTGCCTTGGTAGCAGACATTGAGGCGATGTTCTGTCAGGTTAAGGTACCTGTACATGACCGCAACTACCTGCGCTTTCTTTGGTGGCCAGGAGGCAACGTGGAACTACCACTTAGAGAGTATCGGATGGTGGTACATTTGTTTGGGGCCACGTCGTCACCCGCCTGTGCCAGCTTTGCCTTAAAGCAGACAGCCAAGGACAACAGAAATCAGTTTGATGAGTTAGTAACAGATACAGTATGTCACAACTTTTATGTAGATGACTTACTGACCTCAGTACCCACAGAAGAAAAAGCTGTGAAGTTGAGCCAAGACCTTAGGACAATCTGCAGTATGGGTGGATTTCACCTTACTAAGTGGGCTAGCAACCATCAGAATGTCATGGATGCTATCCCAGAAGAAGAACGGTCACCTAGCACAAAGAACTTAGACCTTGAAAGCCAGAAGATGAGCCACAAAACTTTGGGCATGTGGTGGCATGTGGAGTCCGACCAGTTTGGTTTCAAGATTGAGCAGAAGTCCAACCCTATGACAAGACGCGGCATGATGTCGACACTTTGCTCGCTCTACGACCCTCTTGGATTTGCAAGTCCAGTGATTCTGCCAGCCAAACAGATGCTGCAAGAGTTGTGTCGGTTGAAATATGGTTGGGACGATGAGGTGCCCGATGAAATGAAGAGAAAGTGGCACAAGTGGTGGACAAGCATTCCAGAGTTAGAACACTTCAAGATCCAAAGATGTTGGAAGCCAGATGGATTTGAGAATGCTGAAGTCCAAGTACATCACTTTGCAGATGCAAGTGACCGTGGATACGGAACAGCTTCTTACCTGAGACTTTTGAATGAAGCTGGTGACGTAGAATGCAACCTCATCCTTAGTAAGGCTCGTGTGGCACCAATAAAGCAGGTGTCCATTCCCCGCATGGAGTTATCTGCGGCAACATTGGCTGTGAAAGTGGACAATATGATTAAAAGAGAGTTGGACATTCAAGCTACCACCATTTTCTGGTCAGATAGCCAGACGGTACTTAAATATATCAAGAACGAGACAGCCCGATTTCCAGTCTTTGTGGCTAATAGGATTGCTGTAATCAGAGACGGGTCCAGCCCAAAACAGTGGAGGTACGTGCCCAGTGCATGCAATCCCGCTGACCATGCATCCAGAGGCCTGTCAGTCAAGCAGCTGATAGAAAGACCAGACTGGATAAAGGGGCCGGCGTTCTTGTCAGAACCAGAGGAAGAGTGGCCGGGAGCAGAACCGGCAGTATCAGAAGAATCTCCGGAGTCCACAGACGTGGAAGTCCACGCTGTCACAGCTGAAGACCAGAGCGATACAGATAATGCTCTAGACCAGCTGATAGAGCACTACTCCAGCTGGACAAGGCTCAGAAGAGCAGCCGCCTGGTGGCTGAGACTTAAGAAGATTCTTAGAACCAAACAGAGACAGAGTCACAACTTCACAGACGCACTTACTGTGCAGGAGTTGGAAGAGGCAGAGTGTGCAATCATAAAACATGCACAGAAATCTCTGCAACTTGACTCAAAGATTACCAATTTGGACCCACAGGTGATGGATGGGATGGTAAGAGTAGGCGGTAGACTGAAAAACGCCAAGATACCGCAGAATGCGAAGCATCAACTCATCATTCCGAAAGATCACCACATAGCGACTCTCATAGTCCGTCATATTCATGGAGAGATTCATCACCAGGGTAGTAACCACGTTCTCGCCGAATTACGACAGAAATACTGGATTGTGAAGGCTCGAGCTAAGGTGAAGTCAGTCTTAGGGAAGTGCATAATCTGCAGAAAACACAGAATGCCAGTTAGCAAACAGAAGATGGCTGATCTTCCCGCCTACCGAGTAAAGAGTGATGATCCAGCCTTTACAGTCACTGGATTAGATTACTTTGGACCCTTCTATATAAAGCAGGGCAGAGTAACAAGGAAGAGATACGGTATGCTGTTCACGTGCATGAATAGCAGAGCAGTCCACATTGAAGTCGCTCACACCCTGGACACTAGTTCCTGTATTGATGGGATTAGGCGATTTATAGCAAGGCGTGGACCAGTCAAAGTAATTCACTCTGACAACGGAACCAACTTGGTCGGTGCGGACAATGAGTTACAGCGCGCTCTGCAAGAACTAGACCAAGACCAAATACAGAACTTCTCAACATCCCACACATTTGAATGGCGATACAATCCACCAGCAGCCTCCCACCACGGTGGAGTATGGGAAAGGCAAATTCGTACTGTAAGGAAGTTAATGTGTGCCATCCTCAATGAACAACACCTGAAGACATGCAGGTCGGATGAGCAACTTCATACCTTCATGTGTGAGATAGAATCGACGTTGAACAGCAGGCCACTCACAAGAGTGTCGGATGATCCGGATGACTTGGATGTCATCGCGCCCCGGGACCTCTTGTTGCTGAGACCGAGGGCGGACATGCCACCAGGGTGCTTTGTCGAGAAGGACATCTACGCTCGTAGACGTTGGCGTCAGATCCAATACCTGGCCGATCTGTTTTGGCAAAGGTGGCTGAAGGAATATTTACCTGAACTTCAGCGCAGACAACGCTGGCTGCAGCCACAGAGGAATCTGAAGACGGGAGACGTTGTTCTCATAGTAGATGAGTCAGCTCCTAGGAATTCCTGGTTGATGGGAAAGATCGTCACAACTCTGCCAGACAAGAATGGTCGAGTGCGACAGGTTGATGTGCGAACCAAATCATCCACCCTACGGAGGCCCATCAGCAAGTTGTGCCTGTTGTTGGAGACAGAAGAATAA